One Sphingobacteruim zhuxiongii DNA window includes the following coding sequences:
- the thiC gene encoding phosphomethylpyrimidine synthase ThiC — MKEQTISTQAFPNSKKIYLSGELYPIRVAMREISLSPTKLSKGGIEENPPITIYDTSGPYTDAQKNIDIRKGIDRIREPWILDREDVDILANISSDYGQTRLNDASLDQLRFAYSHRPMRAKAGANVSQLYYAKRGIITAEMEYVAIRENQRIEQLESATPGMEQQHIGESFGAQTPKSRITPAFVRDEIAAGRAIIPNNINHPESEPMVIGRNFLVKINANIGNSAVSSSIEEEVEKAVWACRWGADTIMDLSTGKNIHETREWIIRNSPVPIGTVPIYQALEKVKGIPEDLTWEIFKDTLIEQAEQGVSYFTIHAGVLLRYIHLTAKRVTGIVSRGGSIMAKWCLFHHKENFLYTHFEEICEIMKQYDVAFSLGDGLRPGSIADANDAAQFAELETLGELTKIAWKHDVQVMVEGPGHVPMHMIKENMEKQLEECAEAPFYTLGPLTTDIAPGYDHITSAIGAAMIGWYGCAMLCYVTPKEHLGLPNKKDVKDGVITYKLAAHAADLAKGHPGAQYRDNALSKARFEFRWEDQFNLSLDPDTAREFHDETLPADGAKVAHFCSMCGPKFCSMKITQEIREATEEGMLAKSKEFIESGKEIYL; from the coding sequence ATGAAAGAACAAACAATTTCAACGCAAGCTTTTCCTAATTCTAAAAAGATTTATCTTTCTGGCGAATTATATCCTATTCGTGTCGCTATGCGCGAGATTTCACTTAGTCCAACAAAACTAAGCAAAGGAGGAATAGAAGAAAACCCTCCGATAACGATATATGATACCTCGGGGCCCTATACGGATGCGCAAAAGAACATTGACATTCGCAAAGGAATCGATCGAATTCGTGAACCTTGGATACTCGATCGTGAAGACGTTGATATCTTGGCAAACATCAGTTCGGATTACGGTCAAACTCGTTTGAATGATGCTAGTTTAGATCAACTGAGGTTTGCCTATAGTCATCGCCCTATGCGTGCGAAAGCGGGGGCCAATGTTTCTCAATTATACTACGCGAAGCGAGGCATTATCACTGCCGAAATGGAATATGTTGCAATTCGTGAAAACCAACGAATTGAGCAGCTCGAAAGTGCTACACCTGGAATGGAGCAACAGCATATTGGTGAAAGCTTTGGCGCTCAAACGCCAAAGAGTAGAATAACTCCTGCCTTCGTTCGTGATGAAATTGCCGCCGGACGAGCCATTATCCCAAACAATATCAATCACCCAGAGAGTGAACCTATGGTGATTGGCAGGAATTTTCTCGTAAAAATCAACGCCAATATCGGGAATAGCGCTGTGAGTTCAAGCATTGAAGAAGAAGTAGAAAAGGCGGTTTGGGCATGTCGATGGGGAGCGGATACGATCATGGATTTATCAACCGGTAAAAATATACATGAAACTCGGGAATGGATCATACGTAATTCTCCTGTTCCGATCGGAACAGTGCCAATCTATCAAGCGCTAGAAAAAGTAAAAGGAATCCCTGAAGATCTAACCTGGGAAATATTTAAAGATACCCTGATTGAACAGGCAGAACAAGGTGTTTCTTATTTCACAATACATGCTGGCGTTTTACTACGCTACATCCATCTGACAGCGAAACGCGTTACTGGTATTGTGTCTCGTGGGGGGTCTATAATGGCAAAGTGGTGTTTATTTCATCATAAAGAAAACTTCTTATATACGCATTTCGAGGAAATCTGTGAGATTATGAAGCAATACGATGTAGCTTTTTCACTAGGTGATGGCTTGCGTCCAGGGTCTATTGCCGATGCGAATGACGCGGCGCAATTTGCAGAACTAGAAACCTTAGGTGAACTTACTAAAATTGCTTGGAAACACGATGTACAAGTAATGGTTGAAGGCCCAGGTCATGTCCCGATGCACATGATCAAAGAAAACATGGAGAAGCAATTGGAAGAATGTGCCGAAGCACCTTTTTACACCCTAGGTCCATTAACCACCGATATTGCTCCCGGTTATGACCATATTACCTCCGCAATTGGGGCAGCTATGATTGGATGGTATGGTTGTGCAATGCTGTGCTATGTTACCCCAAAAGAGCATCTTGGTTTACCAAACAAAAAAGATGTTAAAGATGGCGTAATAACCTACAAATTGGCCGCTCATGCAGCCGATTTAGCAAAAGGACACCCAGGTGCGCAATATAGAGATAATGCGTTAAGTAAGGCTCGATTTGAATTTCGTTGGGAAGATCAATTCAATCTTTCGTTGGATCCAGATACGGCTAGAGAGTTTCATGATGAAACATTACCTGCCGACGGGGCTAAAGTTGCTCATTTTTGCTCCATGTGTGGCCCTAAGTTTTGTTCAATGAAAATTACACAAGAAATAAGGGAAGCTACAGAAGAAGGAATGCTAGCGAAGTCTAAAGAGTTCATCGAGTCAGGAAAAGAGATTTATTTATAA
- the thiS gene encoding sulfur carrier protein ThiS, with product MELTINNQSKFYENIPANLAALLLAEFGTLRKGIAVALNHQVIPASAWPNTPLSDKDQILIITATQGG from the coding sequence ATGGAACTAACAATAAACAATCAGTCCAAGTTTTACGAAAATATACCTGCCAATTTAGCTGCTTTGCTATTGGCTGAATTCGGCACTTTACGAAAAGGAATAGCTGTTGCATTAAATCATCAAGTTATTCCAGCTAGCGCATGGCCGAATACTCCCCTATCTGATAAAGATCAAATTCTCATCATTACTGCAACGCAAGGCGGTTAA
- a CDS encoding PepSY-associated TM helix domain-containing protein, with the protein MFKTVSLWLHKWMGILSGIVVFILGITGCIYTFHDDLKLICYPQKYILVSPGQAQALSLSELSAIANKSLPDGEKVSRVDLFPAKNRSWIFRAQATDENAFGHWNYYTYSKRVFVNPYTGEVLAIENSKTEFFQLMLQLHMNLLLGKKIGHPLVAYSTVLFVFIMLTGVILWWPKRWKSNKISRSFWPKWSVNWKRLNHDLHNIIGFYSLILGLLIGITGLFFSFPAFKTWAGDQLDKLTSGSTAIEKIEPLNIQWGNNPLDDALSNLLKTYPNSGMMSIRLRKEDAASFDIQIRLEEQKTNKFKWYYFDKKALTLDKVISHDKQTAGERLGSLNFDLHTGNIAGWPTKILAFIISLFCASLPVTGYIIWINKSKKRVKRRI; encoded by the coding sequence ATGTTTAAAACAGTATCCCTTTGGCTCCATAAATGGATGGGCATACTATCTGGTATTGTCGTTTTTATACTCGGCATCACCGGCTGTATTTATACCTTCCATGATGATCTGAAGTTGATCTGCTATCCGCAAAAATATATTTTAGTATCGCCAGGACAGGCACAAGCGCTAAGTTTAAGCGAGTTGTCTGCAATTGCGAACAAGAGTCTTCCTGATGGAGAGAAAGTATCACGTGTGGACTTATTCCCTGCAAAAAACCGCTCTTGGATATTTCGGGCTCAAGCAACAGATGAGAATGCATTCGGACACTGGAACTACTATACTTATTCCAAGAGAGTATTCGTCAACCCCTATACTGGTGAGGTGTTGGCTATCGAGAACTCAAAAACTGAGTTTTTCCAATTAATGCTTCAATTGCACATGAATCTATTATTGGGAAAGAAAATAGGTCATCCGCTAGTAGCCTACTCGACTGTACTATTTGTTTTCATAATGTTGACCGGCGTTATTCTATGGTGGCCAAAGCGCTGGAAAAGCAATAAAATTAGTCGAAGCTTCTGGCCAAAATGGTCCGTTAATTGGAAAAGATTAAATCACGACCTACATAATATCATAGGCTTCTATTCCTTGATTCTGGGGCTTCTTATCGGAATCACAGGTTTGTTCTTTAGCTTCCCGGCGTTCAAAACTTGGGCAGGCGATCAACTTGATAAGCTTACTTCAGGTAGCACTGCGATTGAAAAAATTGAGCCACTCAACATTCAATGGGGTAATAATCCTTTAGACGATGCGCTTAGCAATTTATTAAAAACATATCCTAATTCTGGGATGATGTCAATACGCCTCAGAAAAGAAGATGCTGCAAGTTTTGATATACAAATCCGACTAGAGGAACAAAAGACAAACAAATTCAAGTGGTATTATTTCGATAAAAAAGCTTTGACATTAGATAAAGTCATCAGTCATGACAAGCAGACAGCGGGTGAAAGGTTAGGGTCTTTAAACTTCGATTTGCACACTGGAAATATTGCAGGTTGGCCTACGAAAATACTAGCCTTTATTATTTCCCTTTTCTGCGCTAGTTTACCTGTTACTGGGTATATTATCTGGATTAATAAATCCAAAAAAAGAGTAAAAAGGAGAATTTAA